Proteins co-encoded in one Juglans regia cultivar Chandler chromosome 16, Walnut 2.0, whole genome shotgun sequence genomic window:
- the LOC109020660 gene encoding protein TRANSPARENT TESTA 16-like has translation MGRGKIPIRRIENRTTRQVTFSKRRAGLLKKTHELSVLCDAQIGLIIFSNTGKMRQYCTEPLRMEQIIERYQKVTGTCIPEHDARREQIYGEIIMLRNETRRLQLSMQRYTGEDTSPLPYEDLDRLEQELESSINKVRDRKNELLHQQLDNLRRKERMLEEENSSMHAWIQENQAAIEYQQAAAMQAKVPFEHKQVVGQFPLYVEQPSSELQLAAIPPHIQSTYHLQLSQPNLQDYVSSLVPQD, from the exons ATGGGACGCGGAAAGATACCAATAAGGAGGATTGAGAACCGGACCACAAGGCAAGTCACCTTCTCCAAGCGCCGAGCAGGGCTGTTGAAGAAGACCCACGAGCTTTCGGTGCTTTGTGATGCCCAAATTGGGCTCATCATCTTCTCAAACACCGGAAAGATGCGTCAGTACTGCACTGAGCCTTTGAG GATGGAGCAAATCATAGAAAGGTACCAAAAGGTCACTGGCACGTGTATTCCCGAGCATGATGCCCGCCGG GAACAAATATATGGTGAAATAATAATGCTGAGGAATGAAACTCGTCGTCTCCAACTTAGTATGCAACGCTACACCGGTGAGGATACGAGTCCCTTACCATATGAGGATTTGGATCGACTTGAACAAGAACTAGAAAGCTCGATTAACAAGGTTCGAGATCGAAAG AATGAGCTCTTGCACCAACAACTGGACAACTTGAGAAGGAAG GAGCGGATGTTGGAGGAAGAAAACAGCAGCATGCACGCTTGG ATTCAAGAGAATCAGGCAGCTATAGAGTATCAGCAGGCTGCAGCAATGCAGGCAAAGGTGCCATTTGAGCATAAGCAAGTTGTAGGTCAATTCCCGTTATATGTAGAGCAACCTAGTAGTGAGCTTCAACTTGCTGCCATCCCTCCTCACATTCAGTCGACATATCATCTTCAACTTTCTCAGCCTAATCTTCAAGATTATGTTTCCTCTTTGGTTCCACAAG ATTGA